From a region of the Tateyamaria omphalii genome:
- the fabA gene encoding bifunctional 3-hydroxydecanoyl-ACP dehydratase/trans-2-decenoyl-ACP isomerase, with the protein MADYPTRFDKEDLLKCARGELFGPGNAQLPEPPMLMMDRITDISGDGGAHGKGHVVAEFDIVPDLWFFECHFPGNPIMPGCLGLDGLWQLTGFNLGWRGWLGRGYALGVGEVKLTGMVRPDRKMLTYYVDFTKAVQTRRLTMGVADGRVEADGEVIYQVKDMKVALSES; encoded by the coding sequence ATGGCAGACTACCCCACCCGTTTTGACAAAGAAGACCTGTTGAAATGCGCCCGCGGCGAGCTGTTTGGCCCCGGAAACGCGCAACTGCCCGAACCGCCGATGCTGATGATGGACCGGATCACCGACATCTCCGGCGACGGCGGCGCGCACGGCAAGGGCCATGTGGTGGCTGAATTCGATATCGTGCCGGACCTGTGGTTCTTTGAGTGCCACTTCCCCGGCAACCCGATCATGCCGGGATGCCTCGGCCTTGACGGTCTGTGGCAACTGACCGGTTTCAACCTTGGCTGGCGCGGTTGGCTGGGGCGCGGCTATGCGCTGGGTGTCGGCGAGGTAAAGCTGACCGGCATGGTCCGCCCTGACCGCAAGATGTTGACCTATTACGTTGATTTCACCAAGGCCGTTCAAACCCGACGCCTGACCATGGGCGTGGCCGACGGGCGGGTGGAAGCCGACGGCGAAGTGATCTATCAGGTCAAGGACATGAAAGTCGCCCTGTCAGAAAGCTGA
- the irrA gene encoding iron response transcriptional regulator IrrA, with protein MTQTQQETGIRWLAGAGLRPTRQRVTLATLLIGDGQHRHVTAESLFESAKAEGEAVSLATVYNTLRAFCDVGLMQEVTVDGSKSYFDTNTHDHPHFFWEDEAKLTDAPSDELVIAQLPDAPEGAEIASVDVVIRLRRKS; from the coding sequence ATGACCCAAACGCAGCAAGAGACAGGTATCAGATGGCTGGCCGGGGCCGGGCTGCGCCCGACGCGGCAGCGTGTGACGCTGGCCACCTTGTTGATCGGCGACGGTCAGCACCGACATGTCACGGCGGAAAGCCTGTTTGAATCGGCCAAGGCCGAGGGCGAAGCCGTATCGCTTGCCACCGTCTACAACACGCTGCGGGCGTTCTGTGACGTCGGATTGATGCAGGAAGTCACGGTTGACGGGTCGAAAAGCTATTTCGACACCAACACCCACGACCACCCGCATTTCTTCTGGGAAGATGAGGCAAAGCTGACGGATGCACCGTCGGACGAGCTGGTCATTGCACAATTGCCGGATGCGCCCGAAGGTGCAGAGATTGCATCCGTTGACGTCGTGATCCGGTTGCGCCGCAAAAGCTAG
- the fabB gene encoding beta-ketoacyl-ACP synthase I, giving the protein MRRVVITGLGIVSSIGNNSEEVLASLKSGTSGIVASEEMAEHGFRSQIAGTLKLDVKEHVDKRALRFMGPGAAYAHIAMTQAIADAGLEESDIVNPRTGLVAGSGGPSTSAMLTAHQTVLKTGGTKRIGPFAVPKCMSSTISANLATGFRIKGINYSITSACSTSLHCIGNAAEQIMLGKQDVMFAGGGEELDWTLSCLFDAMGAMSSKFNDTPEKASRAFDADRDGFVISGGGGILVLEELEHARARGAKIYAEVTGYAATSDGHDMVAPSGEGAELAMKLALDTLPEGRAVGYINAHGTSTPAGDVPEMEAVRRAFAGRTQPVVSSTKSMTGHAQGAAGALEAVFCLLMLEHDFITPSINVDTLDPAFEAGEVATALVENAGLDSVMTNSFGFGGTNGSMILSKFHG; this is encoded by the coding sequence ATGCGCCGCGTTGTTATCACCGGTTTGGGAATCGTGTCGTCCATCGGCAACAATTCCGAGGAGGTTCTCGCCTCCCTGAAGTCCGGCACCTCCGGGATCGTCGCAAGCGAAGAGATGGCAGAGCATGGCTTTCGCAGCCAGATCGCCGGGACGCTCAAACTGGACGTCAAGGAACACGTGGACAAGCGCGCGCTGCGGTTCATGGGACCCGGAGCCGCATACGCCCATATTGCGATGACACAAGCCATTGCGGATGCAGGGCTTGAGGAAAGCGACATCGTGAACCCGCGCACCGGTTTGGTTGCCGGTTCGGGCGGCCCGTCCACCTCGGCCATGCTCACGGCGCACCAGACTGTCCTGAAAACCGGCGGGACCAAGCGAATCGGCCCCTTTGCCGTGCCCAAGTGCATGTCCTCGACCATCAGCGCGAACCTGGCCACGGGGTTCAGGATCAAGGGCATCAACTATTCGATCACCAGCGCCTGCTCGACCTCGCTGCACTGCATCGGCAACGCGGCAGAACAGATCATGCTGGGCAAGCAGGACGTGATGTTCGCAGGTGGCGGAGAAGAGCTGGACTGGACGCTGTCCTGTCTCTTTGACGCGATGGGCGCGATGTCGTCCAAATTCAATGACACGCCGGAAAAGGCCAGCCGCGCCTTCGATGCGGACCGGGACGGGTTCGTGATTTCCGGCGGCGGCGGCATACTCGTGCTTGAAGAGCTTGAACACGCCCGCGCCCGTGGAGCCAAGATCTACGCCGAGGTGACCGGATACGCTGCCACATCGGATGGCCACGACATGGTGGCCCCCTCGGGTGAAGGTGCCGAACTGGCCATGAAACTGGCCCTCGACACCCTGCCCGAAGGGCGGGCGGTCGGGTACATCAATGCCCACGGCACGTCGACACCGGCAGGTGACGTGCCGGAAATGGAGGCCGTGCGGCGCGCCTTTGCAGGACGCACGCAACCGGTTGTGAGTTCGACCAAGTCGATGACAGGCCATGCGCAAGGCGCCGCTGGCGCTCTGGAGGCTGTGTTCTGTCTGTTGATGCTGGAGCATGACTTCATCACGCCATCCATCAATGTCGACACGCTGGATCCTGCCTTTGAGGCGGGTGAGGTGGCGACGGCCTTGGTCGAGAACGCGGGGCTCGACAGCGTCATGACCAACTCCTTCGGCTTCGGCGGCACCAACGGATCCATGATCCTTTCCAAATTTCACGGGTAA
- a CDS encoding hemolysin family protein, translating into MGDTDGSSDAAQRAQSDTDMTKPSKSGGFLSRVIGALSPNDNDDASSDMPALRPQSHGMINLRRLRVEDVAVPKADITAVADTVSLDELVQVFKESGYTRLPVFEGTLDTPIGFAHLKDVALQHGFNGGAANFDLRARLRPLLFVPPSMTIGVLLTKMQTERRHMALVIDEYGGVDGLVTIEDLIEQVIGEIEDEHDVDEGVLFTREKTGCYLAVAKTPLKEFEAEIGVSLTTHDDVDEEEIDTLGGLVFMLAGRVPARGEVVLHPDGPQFEVIDADPRRIKRMRVRLTGPEPAE; encoded by the coding sequence ATGGGCGATACCGACGGATCGTCTGACGCGGCGCAACGCGCGCAGTCAGACACTGACATGACCAAACCTTCGAAAAGCGGTGGCTTTCTGTCGCGTGTGATTGGCGCGCTCAGCCCGAATGACAACGATGATGCGTCATCCGACATGCCCGCCTTGCGCCCTCAATCTCATGGCATGATCAACCTGCGCCGTTTGCGGGTCGAAGATGTCGCCGTCCCCAAGGCTGACATCACCGCCGTCGCCGACACGGTGTCTCTGGATGAATTGGTGCAAGTGTTCAAGGAAAGCGGCTATACCCGCCTGCCGGTTTTCGAGGGCACGCTCGACACGCCCATCGGCTTTGCCCATCTCAAGGACGTGGCGCTGCAACACGGGTTCAATGGCGGCGCGGCCAATTTCGATCTGCGTGCGCGGCTGCGCCCGCTGCTGTTTGTACCGCCATCCATGACCATCGGCGTCCTGTTGACCAAGATGCAGACGGAACGCCGGCACATGGCGCTGGTCATCGACGAATATGGCGGCGTCGACGGCCTCGTCACCATCGAGGACTTGATCGAGCAGGTCATTGGCGAGATCGAGGATGAACATGACGTGGACGAAGGTGTGCTGTTCACCCGCGAAAAGACCGGGTGCTACCTCGCGGTCGCCAAAACCCCGCTCAAGGAATTCGAGGCCGAGATTGGCGTGTCCCTGACCACCCACGACGACGTGGATGAGGAGGAGATCGACACGCTCGGCGGCCTGGTCTTTATGCTTGCCGGTCGTGTGCCCGCCCGGGGCGAGGTCGTGTTGCATCCCGATGGCCCACAGTTCGAGGTTATCGACGCAGACCCGCGTCGCATCAAGCGTATGCGCGTGCGGCTGACGGGACCGGAGCCAGCTGAATGA
- the ybeY gene encoding rRNA maturation RNase YbeY, with product MLAQTAIAATVEHQDIPEASVSVLACDDTRIAALNADFRGKQMPTNVLSWPEEDLGSEEAGAAPHPPVPDPGGTLSLGDIAIAYDTCARESAEQGKPFDAHVTHLLVHGTLHLLGYDHIRDLDATRMEALEVEILGKLGLPDPY from the coding sequence ATGCTGGCTCAAACAGCCATCGCGGCCACAGTCGAGCATCAGGATATTCCCGAGGCGTCTGTGTCGGTGCTGGCCTGTGACGACACACGCATCGCTGCGCTCAATGCGGATTTCCGCGGCAAACAGATGCCAACCAACGTGCTCAGCTGGCCCGAGGAGGATCTGGGATCAGAGGAGGCTGGCGCCGCGCCGCACCCGCCGGTGCCGGATCCCGGCGGTACGCTCAGCCTCGGCGACATTGCCATCGCCTATGACACTTGCGCGCGGGAATCGGCGGAGCAGGGCAAGCCGTTTGACGCCCACGTGACCCATTTGCTTGTTCACGGAACGTTACATCTGCTGGGCTATGACCACATCCGTGACCTTGACGCCACGCGTATGGAGGCGTTGGAGGTCGAAATACTTGGCAAACTGGGCCTGCCTGACCCATATTAG
- a CDS encoding enoyl-ACP reductase FabI, giving the protein MTGLLTGKRGLVMGVANDRSIAWGIAKALHGAGAELAFTYQGEAFGKRLEPLAASVGSDFMVDVDVTDDASLDAAFEGLQARWPTIDFLVHAIAYSDKSELTGRFLNTSRSNFKHSMEISAYSFVEVARRAHPMMVDNGGTLLTLTYLGSNRVVPNYNVMGVAKAALESATRYLANDLGPEGIRVNAISPGPMKTLAGSAIAGARKTYKHTDQNAPMRSNATLDAVGGTAVYLCSDAGACTTGEVIRVDGGFHVLGMPQPDHL; this is encoded by the coding sequence ATGACGGGATTGCTGACAGGAAAACGCGGCCTTGTGATGGGCGTGGCCAACGACCGGTCGATTGCGTGGGGCATTGCCAAAGCGCTGCACGGGGCCGGGGCCGAACTTGCCTTTACCTACCAGGGTGAAGCTTTCGGCAAGCGGCTCGAACCGCTGGCGGCAAGTGTCGGCTCGGACTTCATGGTCGATGTGGACGTCACCGATGACGCGTCACTGGATGCCGCATTCGAGGGCTTGCAGGCGCGCTGGCCGACCATCGACTTTCTGGTCCATGCCATTGCCTATTCCGACAAGTCGGAACTGACGGGCCGGTTCCTGAACACCAGCCGGTCGAACTTCAAGCATTCCATGGAAATCTCCGCCTATTCCTTTGTCGAGGTCGCGCGCCGCGCGCATCCGATGATGGTCGACAATGGCGGTACACTTCTGACGCTCACCTACCTGGGGTCGAACCGTGTTGTGCCAAACTACAACGTCATGGGCGTTGCCAAGGCAGCACTGGAATCTGCCACGCGCTATCTGGCCAACGATCTGGGCCCCGAAGGGATTCGTGTGAACGCCATCTCGCCCGGCCCGATGAAAACGCTGGCGGGCTCCGCCATTGCAGGCGCGCGCAAGACCTACAAGCACACGGACCAGAACGCGCCGATGCGGTCAAACGCAACGCTCGATGCTGTGGGCGGAACGGCTGTATATCTGTGCTCCGATGCGGGGGCCTGCACCACGGGCGAAGTCATACGCGTCGACGGCGGCTTCCACGTGCTGGGCATGCCGCAGCCTGATCACCTCTAG
- a CDS encoding methyl-accepting chemotaxis protein: protein MDPNDPDAPLTRVLQLQCRALAAVPHEFRAVGTWLNYDCALLPYLDDEEDRARVVADIGRARAALDAVMRYFDLSADIPEYHPGALDWFRDCLNRAPQRAEPFRVTAGKLLRLHDVALDDPKRAKALHRETSHYIITELAPEIVALLDILTGEVEAQEQSRVAYAETMRARADAAVTDILSISKMVRLISLNASVEAARAGDAGRAFGVIASEVKAMSEAIQTSAGTVTVTVRDLADRL from the coding sequence GTGGACCCCAACGATCCTGACGCGCCGCTGACGCGGGTATTGCAGTTGCAATGTCGGGCGCTGGCGGCCGTTCCGCACGAATTTCGGGCGGTTGGTACGTGGTTAAACTACGATTGTGCGCTGTTGCCTTATCTGGACGATGAAGAGGATCGCGCGCGTGTCGTGGCAGATATCGGACGTGCGCGAGCCGCGCTTGATGCCGTCATGCGGTACTTTGATCTGTCCGCGGACATTCCGGAATACCACCCCGGTGCGCTGGACTGGTTTCGCGACTGCCTCAATCGCGCGCCGCAAAGGGCCGAACCGTTTCGGGTGACAGCAGGAAAACTGCTTCGTCTCCACGATGTCGCACTCGACGATCCGAAGCGGGCCAAGGCACTTCATCGCGAGACATCCCACTACATCATCACAGAGCTCGCCCCGGAAATCGTCGCCTTGCTGGACATCCTGACCGGTGAGGTTGAGGCGCAGGAGCAGTCGCGGGTCGCATATGCCGAAACCATGCGCGCGAGGGCAGATGCCGCTGTCACCGATATTCTTTCGATCAGCAAGATGGTGCGCCTGATATCGCTCAACGCCTCGGTTGAGGCTGCGCGGGCGGGTGACGCGGGCCGCGCCTTTGGCGTCATCGCCTCCGAGGTCAAGGCGATGTCCGAGGCCATTCAAACCTCCGCCGGGACGGTCACTGTTACCGTCCGCGACCTGGCTGACCGCCTTTAG
- a CDS encoding 2OG-Fe(II) oxygenase, which yields MEHIIDLDRYPLHRPQSAAWHALVHHAKSGLARDGLFNLEGFMQPQALADVLGDVHPRMAVESFHHRRAHNIYFKDAVDGLAPDHPALKKVETANHTLCHDQMRGTALDEIYQWPEFATFLAAVMDKAQLYTMDDALAGLNVLEYRPGEALNWHFDRSIFTTTLLLQEASHGGLFEYAKDLRRDDDPNHAGIAELLAGRIAPTTLAQSAGTLNVFLGVNTAHRVSTVGPGTSRIVSVLSHYDTPGCAFTADEQMGFFGRVA from the coding sequence ATGGAGCACATCATCGACCTTGACCGCTATCCGCTGCACAGGCCCCAGTCGGCTGCTTGGCACGCGCTGGTCCATCACGCCAAATCCGGGTTGGCGCGCGATGGCTTGTTCAATTTAGAGGGGTTCATGCAACCGCAAGCACTGGCAGACGTTTTGGGTGACGTACACCCACGTATGGCAGTCGAGAGCTTTCACCACCGCCGTGCCCACAACATCTATTTCAAGGATGCGGTCGATGGTTTGGCACCTGATCACCCGGCGCTGAAGAAGGTCGAAACCGCCAATCACACCTTGTGCCATGACCAGATGCGCGGCACGGCGTTGGACGAGATTTATCAGTGGCCGGAGTTCGCAACGTTCCTTGCCGCGGTCATGGACAAGGCGCAGCTTTATACGATGGACGATGCGTTGGCGGGGCTGAACGTGCTGGAATACCGCCCGGGCGAGGCGCTGAACTGGCATTTCGACCGCTCGATCTTTACCACCACGTTGCTGTTGCAGGAGGCGAGCCATGGGGGACTTTTCGAATATGCCAAGGACCTGCGCCGGGACGATGATCCCAATCACGCGGGCATTGCTGAGCTGTTGGCGGGCCGGATCGCGCCCACGACGCTGGCACAGTCAGCGGGGACGCTGAATGTCTTTCTGGGTGTGAACACGGCCCATCGCGTGTCGACCGTGGGACCGGGAACCTCGCGTATTGTGTCCGTGCTGTCGCACTATGATACACCCGGCTGCGCCTTTACCGCGGACGAACAGATGGGCTTTTTCGGACGTGTGGCATAA
- a CDS encoding glycosyltransferase family 2 protein: MHFDSLSSFLNDADAVPKKGPVALILAEDDVELDTTLRHHQQAGFKHIIAFMAKRLTLARDLSEAVIRIDFDASAAGALETAVNALIKAVPEGTWMFYCYNAEFLFHPFCETRSVGEMLAFHAEERRDAMLTYVVDLYAEDLWACPNAVSLDHAHLDRSGYYALARKGLNGHPKDRQLDFFGGLRWRFEEHVPEARRKIDRISLFKTKPGLKLLADHTFNDEEYNTYACQWHHNLTAAICSFRTAKALKLNPGSTYDIETFKWHNSAAFEWHSRQLLDLGLMEPGQWF; this comes from the coding sequence ATGCATTTCGACAGTCTGAGCAGTTTTCTCAACGACGCCGACGCGGTTCCCAAGAAAGGACCCGTGGCCCTGATCCTGGCCGAAGACGATGTCGAACTGGACACCACGTTGCGGCACCATCAGCAGGCCGGCTTCAAGCACATCATCGCATTCATGGCCAAGCGCCTCACCCTCGCGCGTGACCTGTCCGAAGCGGTGATCCGCATCGACTTCGACGCATCGGCCGCTGGCGCTTTGGAAACGGCAGTCAATGCCCTGATCAAGGCCGTGCCGGAAGGGACGTGGATGTTTTACTGCTACAACGCAGAATTTCTGTTTCACCCGTTCTGCGAAACCCGATCTGTCGGAGAGATGCTGGCCTTTCATGCGGAAGAGCGGCGCGACGCCATGCTGACCTATGTCGTCGATCTTTATGCAGAGGACCTGTGGGCGTGTCCGAATGCGGTATCGCTGGACCATGCGCATCTTGACCGGTCCGGCTACTATGCCCTGGCGCGCAAGGGGCTGAATGGACATCCGAAGGATCGGCAGCTCGATTTCTTTGGCGGGCTGCGCTGGCGGTTCGAGGAACACGTGCCCGAAGCGCGGCGCAAGATCGACCGGATTTCGCTGTTCAAGACCAAGCCCGGTCTAAAGCTGCTGGCCGATCACACGTTCAACGACGAAGAATACAACACCTATGCCTGTCAGTGGCACCACAACCTGACTGCGGCGATCTGTTCGTTTCGGACAGCCAAGGCCCTGAAACTGAACCCCGGCAGCACCTATGACATAGAGACGTTCAAATGGCACAACTCAGCCGCTTTTGAATGGCATTCGCGCCAGCTGCTGGACCTTGGGCTTATGGAACCGGGGCAATGGTTCTGA
- the miaB gene encoding tRNA (N6-isopentenyl adenosine(37)-C2)-methylthiotransferase MiaB — translation MTTPKKLFIKTYGCQMNVYDSERMAEALGGQGYVETRSPDDADMILLNTCHIREKAAEKIYSELGRYKGLKADKPDLKIGVAGCVAQAEGQEIMRRQPMVDLVVGPQSYHRLPEMEAKTRAGEKALDTDFPEEDKFEKLKGRPKAQRGPTAFLTVQEGCDKFCAFCVVPYTRGAEVSRPVDRILTEARDLVERGVREITLLGQNVNAYHGAGPDGSDYTLAKLIWDLDKVDGLERIRFTTSHPNDMTDDLIEAHGTCPKLMPYLHLPVQSGSDRILKRMNRSHTADSYLRLIERIRAARPDILMSGDFIVGFPEETEADFQATLDLVEEVTYGYAYSFKYSTRPGTPAAERAQVDPAEADDRLQRLQALITRQQRDIQNSMVGRTVNVLFEKPGRLPGQMGGKSEYLHAVHVADAPVGIGDIAAVRIVDAAANSLAGVIA, via the coding sequence ATGACGACGCCCAAAAAGCTCTTTATCAAGACCTATGGCTGTCAGATGAACGTCTATGACAGCGAACGCATGGCCGAAGCGCTGGGCGGGCAGGGGTATGTTGAAACCCGGTCGCCGGATGACGCAGACATGATCCTGCTGAACACCTGCCACATCCGTGAGAAGGCGGCCGAGAAAATCTATTCCGAGCTTGGCCGCTACAAGGGGCTGAAGGCCGACAAACCCGATCTGAAGATCGGCGTGGCGGGCTGCGTGGCGCAAGCCGAAGGACAGGAGATCATGCGCCGCCAGCCCATGGTCGATCTGGTCGTGGGCCCGCAAAGCTACCACCGCCTGCCCGAGATGGAGGCGAAGACGCGCGCCGGTGAAAAGGCGCTCGACACCGATTTTCCCGAAGAAGACAAGTTTGAGAAGCTGAAAGGGCGGCCCAAGGCACAGCGCGGTCCGACCGCGTTCCTGACGGTGCAGGAAGGGTGCGACAAGTTCTGCGCCTTTTGCGTTGTCCCCTATACCCGCGGGGCCGAGGTCAGCCGCCCGGTGGACCGGATCCTGACCGAAGCGCGCGATCTGGTTGAGCGCGGCGTGCGCGAGATCACGCTTCTGGGCCAGAACGTCAATGCCTATCACGGCGCCGGGCCGGACGGGTCGGACTACACTCTGGCCAAGCTGATCTGGGACCTCGACAAGGTCGACGGGCTGGAGCGCATCCGCTTTACCACCAGCCACCCCAATGACATGACCGACGATCTGATCGAGGCGCATGGCACATGCCCAAAGCTGATGCCTTACCTGCACTTGCCCGTGCAGTCGGGCAGCGACCGGATCCTCAAGCGCATGAACCGCAGCCACACGGCGGACAGCTATCTGCGCCTGATCGAACGCATCCGCGCCGCGCGGCCCGACATTCTGATGTCCGGCGACTTCATCGTAGGCTTCCCAGAGGAAACGGAAGCGGATTTCCAGGCCACGCTCGATTTGGTCGAAGAGGTGACCTACGGCTATGCCTACAGCTTCAAGTATTCGACGCGCCCCGGCACACCGGCGGCAGAACGTGCGCAGGTCGACCCGGCTGAGGCGGATGACCGGCTGCAGCGGCTTCAGGCGCTGATCACACGCCAGCAGCGCGACATTCAGAACAGCATGGTCGGTCGAACCGTCAACGTGCTCTTTGAAAAACCAGGGCGCCTGCCCGGTCAAATGGGCGGCAAAAGCGAGTATCTGCACGCGGTCCATGTCGCAGATGCCCCTGTTGGCATCGGTGACATCGCAGCGGTGAGAATCGTTGACGCTGCAGCAAACTCCCTGGCCGGCGTGATCGCCTGA
- a CDS encoding OmpA family protein → MTTAAATAVALTSLMVADVSAQTFSTNTPSQQGRDLGQYIPTIWVDPDGCEHWVMDDGAEGYMTPHVNRKGIPVCRRGNLCGVMNTDQFFGTDSFRIHAAGKQRLAEFFRGSTAQAFIITGHTDSRASDAYNLRLSLNRANAVAAVAQQSGARIADVRGYGERLPAQPNNTAKGMAANRRVEIICIQ, encoded by the coding sequence ATGACCACGGCGGCTGCCACCGCGGTGGCGTTGACGTCGCTCATGGTTGCGGACGTATCTGCACAGACTTTCAGCACGAACACGCCGTCGCAACAGGGCCGTGACCTGGGACAGTACATTCCGACAATCTGGGTTGATCCGGACGGGTGTGAGCACTGGGTGATGGACGACGGGGCCGAGGGCTACATGACCCCGCACGTCAACCGCAAGGGCATCCCAGTCTGCCGTCGTGGCAATCTGTGCGGTGTTATGAACACCGACCAGTTCTTTGGCACCGACAGCTTCCGCATTCACGCGGCGGGCAAGCAGCGGCTGGCCGAATTCTTCCGCGGCTCGACGGCCCAGGCCTTTATCATCACCGGTCACACCGACAGCCGCGCAAGCGATGCCTACAACCTGCGCCTGTCGCTCAACCGGGCCAATGCGGTTGCCGCGGTGGCGCAGCAATCGGGCGCACGGATTGCGGATGTACGCGGCTATGGTGAACGCCTCCCGGCGCAGCCCAACAACACCGCCAAAGGCATGGCAGCCAACCGCCGTGTCGAAATCATCTGCATTCAGTAA
- a CDS encoding PhoH family protein encodes MTLDQPTQELVLEFPDNRLLIDLCGPYDSHLTAIESALEVQIVRRGNVLAVMGDEGAQKRAGDVLNALYLRLETGKDVEPADVDRELRMGQSEQGTGSRQGDQLEMAVGNRIEIKTRKKLVEPRTDAQKAYVQSLFDNEMAFGIGPAGTGKTYLAVAVGVSMFISGHVDRIILCRPAVEAGERLGFLPGTQEEKVDPYMQPLYDALNDFLPGKQLAKLKEEKTIEIAPLAFMRGRTLSRAFVVLDEAQNATTMQMKMFLTRLGEGSRMVITGDRTQIDLPRGVASGLWDAERLLKSIPNISFNYFTSKDVVRHPLVAAIIEAYEADTEST; translated from the coding sequence TTGACCCTAGACCAACCCACCCAGGAACTGGTCCTGGAATTTCCCGACAACCGTCTGCTGATTGACCTGTGCGGTCCTTATGACAGTCATCTGACGGCCATCGAATCCGCCCTTGAGGTGCAAATTGTGAGACGGGGAAATGTGTTGGCGGTGATGGGCGACGAGGGCGCACAGAAGCGGGCAGGTGATGTGCTGAACGCCCTTTACCTGCGGCTCGAGACGGGCAAGGACGTCGAACCGGCGGATGTAGATCGCGAGTTGCGCATGGGCCAGTCCGAGCAAGGCACCGGCAGCCGCCAGGGCGACCAGTTGGAAATGGCCGTAGGCAACCGGATCGAGATCAAGACCCGCAAGAAGCTGGTCGAACCCCGCACCGACGCGCAAAAGGCATATGTGCAGTCACTGTTTGACAATGAAATGGCCTTTGGCATTGGCCCTGCAGGCACTGGCAAGACTTATCTCGCCGTGGCGGTCGGTGTTTCGATGTTCATTTCGGGGCATGTGGATCGCATCATTCTCTGCCGCCCCGCTGTGGAAGCTGGCGAGCGGCTGGGCTTCCTGCCCGGCACACAGGAAGAAAAAGTCGATCCCTACATGCAGCCGCTTTATGATGCGCTGAATGACTTCCTGCCGGGCAAGCAGCTGGCGAAGCTGAAAGAGGAAAAGACGATCGAGATTGCACCGCTCGCCTTCATGCGGGGGCGCACGCTCAGCCGTGCCTTCGTGGTACTGGACGAAGCCCAGAACGCCACGACCATGCAGATGAAGATGTTTCTCACGCGTCTTGGCGAAGGCTCGCGCATGGTCATCACGGGTGATCGCACCCAGATCGACTTGCCGCGCGGCGTGGCCTCGGGGCTCTGGGACGCGGAACGCCTGCTCAAATCCATCCCCAACATCAGCTTCAACTATTTCACATCGAAGGATGTGGTAAGGCATCCGCTTGTGGCCGCAATCATCGAAGCCTATGAGGCCGATACGGAGAGCACCTAG
- a CDS encoding FKBP-type peptidyl-prolyl cis-trans isomerase: MATIKNGDTVRIHYTGTLLDGTVFDSSDGSDPLEFVVGSGQIIPGLDVALPGMAEGETKKVNIPCDQAYGPINPALRQGVPRDAIPDDIALEVGLQLQMQTPQGQPMPVTVVELGAEEIMLDANHPLAGKDLVFDFEVVSVDAG, encoded by the coding sequence ATGGCGACAATCAAGAACGGCGACACGGTGCGCATCCACTACACCGGCACCTTGCTGGATGGCACCGTCTTTGACAGTTCGGACGGGAGCGATCCGCTGGAGTTCGTCGTCGGCTCGGGCCAGATCATTCCGGGCCTTGATGTTGCCCTGCCCGGTATGGCCGAGGGCGAGACGAAAAAGGTGAATATTCCCTGCGATCAAGCCTATGGACCGATCAACCCGGCCTTGCGTCAGGGCGTGCCGCGCGATGCCATTCCAGACGACATCGCGCTGGAGGTCGGGCTGCAATTGCAGATGCAGACGCCGCAGGGCCAGCCGATGCCTGTTACGGTGGTCGAGCTGGGCGCGGAAGAGATCATGCTGGATGCCAATCACCCGCTGGCGGGCAAGGATCTGGTATTCGATTTCGAGGTCGTGTCGGTCGACGCTGGCTGA